The following proteins come from a genomic window of Halorussus halophilus:
- a CDS encoding heterodisulfide reductase-related iron-sulfur binding cluster, with amino-acid sequence MATFVLSQAGAETTRPTFWKIGHLGELIFYYLAAVAIAFFVFGVYQRFARYSQGGEDWFERLDDLGSRVASSAKIVISNEKQFNRDFYGGVMHAFILWGFLTLLIGTTILAIDMDIWTKALGRESFFTGAFYLSYSLVMDAMGLLFVVGVGMAIYRRYWVRNQRLWGKHTSREDDLFIWTLFLLGVGGYVTEGVRILGTSATRDVSFETVSFVGWFLYDVMQVAGVTPEIATAAYPVVWWSHAILALAFVAAIPYAKPFHMISSFANVVTRDEKAGKRLPGVPEDASPEEIGASSIEDFSWKQLLDHDACTKCGRCSSVCPAKASGRPLDPRDVILDLKKYREELDAGETEEKAIVADGGTSVINSETMESCMSCMACMDACPVEIEHVPQFTEMNRRLTESGQMDANVQDRMMDVFQKGNTFGDPQRKRADWTEDLDFEIPDAREEDVEFLWYVGDYPSFDERNQKVARSLATILDASGVSYGILYDDEQNDGNDVRRVGEEGLYEMLVEDNAAAIQDCDYDKIVCTDPHSYNTFKNEYPEFDACDWTEGDVFHYTQVVEEIFRSDLLGLDGTELDYTVTYHDPCHLGRYNDEYEAPREIVKATGCTLDEMPRNRDNSFCCGGGGGGLWMDFEEDPKPSEERLREALNDTDAESGVEKFVVACPMCMTMYEDGRKTGGYEEDIDVIDVSELLVEAIGRKEQVEL; translated from the coding sequence ATGGCAACATTTGTGCTCTCACAGGCGGGGGCCGAGACGACCCGCCCGACGTTCTGGAAGATAGGCCACCTCGGTGAGCTTATCTTCTACTACCTCGCGGCGGTGGCCATCGCCTTCTTCGTCTTCGGCGTCTACCAGCGGTTCGCTCGCTACTCGCAGGGCGGCGAAGACTGGTTCGAGCGACTCGACGACCTCGGAAGTCGAGTCGCCTCGTCCGCGAAGATAGTGATTTCGAACGAGAAGCAGTTCAACAGGGACTTCTACGGCGGCGTGATGCACGCGTTCATCCTCTGGGGTTTCCTGACCCTGCTCATCGGGACGACCATCCTCGCCATCGACATGGACATCTGGACGAAGGCACTGGGCCGAGAGTCGTTCTTCACGGGTGCGTTCTATCTCTCGTACTCGCTCGTGATGGACGCGATGGGCCTGTTGTTCGTCGTCGGCGTCGGCATGGCCATCTACCGACGTTACTGGGTCCGCAACCAGCGACTCTGGGGTAAACACACCAGCAGAGAGGACGACCTGTTCATCTGGACGCTGTTCCTGCTGGGCGTCGGTGGCTACGTCACCGAGGGCGTCCGAATTCTGGGCACCAGCGCGACCCGCGACGTTTCCTTCGAGACGGTTAGCTTCGTCGGCTGGTTCCTCTACGACGTGATGCAAGTCGCAGGTGTGACCCCCGAGATTGCGACGGCGGCCTACCCCGTGGTCTGGTGGTCTCACGCGATTCTGGCCTTGGCGTTCGTCGCCGCGATTCCGTACGCCAAGCCGTTCCACATGATTTCCTCCTTTGCGAACGTCGTCACCCGCGACGAGAAGGCTGGCAAGCGACTGCCAGGCGTTCCCGAGGACGCGAGTCCCGAGGAAATCGGTGCATCGAGCATCGAGGACTTCTCGTGGAAGCAACTGCTCGACCACGACGCCTGCACGAAGTGTGGTCGCTGTTCGTCGGTCTGTCCGGCGAAGGCGTCCGGGCGACCCCTCGACCCGCGCGACGTGATTCTCGACCTCAAAAAATACCGGGAAGAACTGGACGCGGGCGAAACCGAAGAGAAGGCGATTGTGGCTGATGGCGGAACTTCCGTTATCAACTCCGAGACGATGGAGTCCTGCATGTCCTGCATGGCCTGCATGGACGCCTGCCCGGTCGAAATCGAACACGTCCCGCAGTTCACCGAGATGAACCGCCGACTCACCGAATCGGGTCAGATGGACGCCAACGTCCAAGACCGAATGATGGACGTGTTCCAGAAGGGCAACACCTTCGGCGACCCACAGCGTAAACGTGCCGACTGGACCGAGGACTTGGACTTCGAGATTCCCGACGCGCGCGAGGAAGACGTGGAGTTCCTCTGGTACGTCGGCGACTATCCGAGTTTCGACGAGCGCAACCAGAAAGTCGCGCGCTCGCTGGCGACGATTCTCGACGCCTCGGGCGTCTCCTACGGCATCCTCTACGACGACGAGCAGAACGACGGCAACGACGTTCGCCGCGTCGGTGAGGAAGGCCTCTACGAGATGCTGGTCGAGGACAACGCCGCGGCGATTCAAGACTGCGACTACGACAAAATCGTCTGCACGGACCCCCACAGCTACAACACCTTCAAGAACGAGTATCCGGAGTTCGACGCCTGCGACTGGACCGAGGGCGACGTCTTCCACTACACGCAGGTGGTCGAGGAAATCTTCCGCTCGGACCTGCTCGGCCTCGACGGAACTGAACTCGACTACACCGTCACGTACCACGACCCGTGTCACCTCGGACGGTACAACGACGAGTACGAGGCCCCGCGCGAAATCGTGAAAGCGACGGGATGCACCTTAGACGAGATGCCGCGCAACCGCGACAACAGTTTCTGCTGTGGCGGCGGCGGTGGCGGCCTCTGGATGGACTTCGAAGAAGACCCCAAGCCGAGCGAAGAGCGACTTCGTGAAGCCCTGAACGACACTGACGCCGAATCCGGCGTCGAGAAGTTCGTCGTCGCCTGCCCGATGTGCATGACGATGTACGAGGACGGCCGCAAGACCGGTGGCTACGAGGAGGACATCGACGTGATTGACGTGTCGGAGCTGCTCGTGGAAGCTATCGGTCGGAAAGAACAGGTCGAACTCTGA
- a CDS encoding energy-coupling factor transporter transmembrane component T family protein, which produces MTLAYRPGDSFAHRLDPRSKLLFQVVFAAAAFAHTTPRGLLALTGVVGAVLVAGKVPVRETLYEYRFALPFLVGGPFLSALTLGPPWIRVSAGIDTALASYRVVLVLLVSAAYLRTTPVRDSRAAIQRLVPGKVGQFLGLGVGFVFRFFPVLQADLRRIRDASVARLGDERGLVERIQLVGTAGLSRALGRADRFALALRARCFAWNPTLPPLSFSRADVPVFVGVFALGAWALL; this is translated from the coding sequence GTGACGCTCGCGTACCGGCCGGGCGACTCGTTCGCACACCGACTTGATCCCCGGAGTAAGTTGCTGTTTCAGGTCGTCTTCGCGGCCGCGGCGTTCGCGCACACGACGCCGCGCGGCCTGCTCGCGCTGACTGGCGTGGTCGGGGCCGTTCTCGTTGCCGGAAAAGTTCCCGTGCGCGAAACGCTCTACGAGTACCGATTCGCGCTCCCCTTCTTGGTCGGCGGACCGTTTCTGTCGGCGTTGACGCTCGGACCGCCGTGGATTCGCGTCTCGGCAGGCATCGACACCGCGCTGGCGAGTTATCGCGTGGTGCTGGTGTTGCTCGTCAGTGCCGCGTACCTCCGGACGACGCCGGTTCGAGACTCGCGCGCGGCGATTCAGCGTCTGGTTCCGGGGAAAGTCGGGCAGTTTTTGGGGTTAGGAGTGGGGTTCGTCTTCCGGTTCTTCCCCGTGTTGCAGGCCGACTTGCGCCGAATTCGGGACGCCTCGGTCGCGCGGTTGGGCGACGAGCGAGGACTGGTCGAGCGAATCCAGTTGGTCGGTACTGCTGGTCTCTCGCGTGCGCTGGGTAGGGCGGACAGATTCGCCTTGGCGCTTCGCGCGCGCTGTTTCGCGTGGAACCCGACGTTGCCGCCGTTGTCGTTTTCGAGAGCAGACGTCCCAGTGTTCGTCGGTGTGTTCGCGCTGGGCGCGTGGGCGCTCTTATAA